From Lolium perenne isolate Kyuss_39 chromosome 5, Kyuss_2.0, whole genome shotgun sequence, a single genomic window includes:
- the LOC127298737 gene encoding uncharacterized protein, whose amino-acid sequence MGWIPRIGVGGALCVDVRARAVQERHRMLLRSAHISSPTGPLAAPCFFPSVTKASMGFVQRALVIRRCNRLFLPRAPLWTSLGAAPAGSFTSAPPLTSRARHSRSRPHQRATPDVHQRRSEFLSALFQTTEQAAPHLQRGRLPEGSSTNAGPRNDRIGAHTWTWMQVVEDIAGDLALPFNTKAIKWNISGVPQNKNIFGGRVHLMMWVVVCGLRYAYG is encoded by the exons ATGGGATGGATACCCCGCATAGGTGTAGGCGGCGCTCTATGTGTGGACGTCCGAGCCAGAGCTGTGCAGGAGCGGCATAGGATGCTGCTCCGGAGCGCCCACATCTCCTCCCCAACTGGCCCGCTCGCCGCTCCTTGCTTCTTCCCGAGCGTCACGAAGGCCTCGATGGGCTTCGTCCAGCGCGCGCTTGTGATTCGGCGATGCAACCGCCTGTTCCTTCCGCGCGCCCCGCTGTGGACCTCCTTGGGCGCCGCACCGGCAGGGAGTTTCACCAGCGCGCCGCCCCTGACCTCGCGAGCACGCCACTCACGTTCGCGGCCTCACCAACGCGCTACCCCCGATGTCCACCAGCGCCGCTCTGAATTCCTGAGCGCGTTGTTCCAGACTACCGAGCAAGCCGCTCCGCATCTCCAACGAGGAAGGCTGCCGGAGGGTTCTTCCACGAACGCTGGCCCCAG AAATGATCGTATTGGAGCTCATACTTGGACATGGATGCAAGTGGTGGAAGACATTGCTGGAGATTTGGCACTCCCGTTCAATACCAAGGCAATCAAATGGAATATATCTGGTGTGCCTCAAAATAAAAAT atcTTCGGAGGAAGAGTCCATTTAATG ATGTGGGTAGTTGTCTGCGGACTGCGGTATGCGTACGGGTGA